GTATTTCGCTGAGCGGGAATTTTCCCCGCTTCGCGTATCAGTTTCAGAATCAATTCAATATTCACCTTATGCGTAGTTCCGGCAGCCGACACCACGTTTTCCTCCATCATCGTGCTGCCGAAGTCGTTGCATCCGTATTGGAGGGAAAGCTTGCCGACTTCCGGTCCCATCGTAACCCATGAGGACTGCAGATTGGGGATATTATCAAGCATAAGCCGGCTGATGGCCACCGTCTTCAAATACTGATCAGGTCCCTGTCTTTCCCCCTTTAGATTCGTGTTGTCCGGCTGAAACGTCCACGGAATAAAAGCCAGAAACCCGGGGCTATCCCAACCGCCGGCAAGGCACTCATCCTGTGCATCGCGAATGCGCAGCAAATGCTTGACCCGCTCCTCGAAGGTTTCTCCGAGCCCGATCACCATCGTGCCTGTCGTGTGCATCCCAAGCCTGTGGGCCGTTTGCATCACATTCATCCAATCCCGCCAAGAACCCTTCAACCGGCTGACTTTTCGCCGGATACGGTCGTCCAGGATTTCCGCCCCCCCGCCGGGGATCGAATCCAGACCGGCATCCCGCAGCTGACGGATGACTTCCACCAG
This sequence is a window from Ferviditalea candida. Protein-coding genes within it:
- the mqnC gene encoding cyclic dehypoxanthinyl futalosine synthase codes for the protein MSAIDSILTKALAGERLGLEEGVALFESDEIEKMGDAANRIMQQLHPEPVTTFVIGRNVNYTNVCDTYCKFCAFYRAQGSEEGYVLSDEAIFRKIQESIDVGGTEILMQGGTHPGLPFSYYTDLLKEIKKRFTIHMHSFSPAEIMKMKEVSGLPLVEVIRQLRDAGLDSIPGGGAEILDDRIRRKVSRLKGSWRDWMNVMQTAHRLGMHTTGTMVIGLGETFEERVKHLLRIRDAQDECLAGGWDSPGFLAFIPWTFQPDNTNLKGERQGPDQYLKTVAISRLMLDNIPNLQSSWVTMGPEVGKLSLQYGCNDFGSTMMEENVVSAAGTTHKVNIELILKLIREAGKIPAQRNTRYEIIRTFDDENDRVEKDFVLQN